In the Acropora muricata isolate sample 2 chromosome 10, ASM3666990v1, whole genome shotgun sequence genome, one interval contains:
- the LOC136931034 gene encoding WD repeat-containing protein 41-like isoform X1, which produces MFAAQIFLEGSLRKRHQFHDSGTPETKVETDGKGSEQFKFPCSFNYTANEGKYHYYQQQEIDCLPEIEDDQPRNPFTELRLLSFHTDIVHLLTVIDERRFASSSDDNLAVIWDAKTGRRLNVLRGHTRPIKCMLLLRQRQQYQNEEEAASLLLTGSSDRTILVWDVNDGQCLHSISDHCGTVKCLVSIKGENIFFSGGQDLCLWNEKGELLDKVSRSTEHSDIHSLLPVKNKRLVAASNRSSLVVYSVESQRTAHDQEKLKISEIKKLSPHREAIRCLVNVADGMFASASLDGAIVLWSSLTFSYTRQFNYVKNYEGPCHTYPSSAQHLFIIDQRYIFASIGLGFYLYDAISEKCLARVPNAHHGKIINSLLLCEGYIMATCSEDGSVRLWGSPNPRLVCDGSQMKQFTLQIERFLGLSSSEIHSLSTPLIPALIGECVAHSGAINMAVNLGREGFASCASDGLVVLWKDGVLEKERRNEMVRNILLSMDTKST; this is translated from the exons ATGTTTGCGGCTCAAATTTTTCTCGAGGGAAGTTTGAGAAAACGGCACCAATTTCATGACTCGGGAACTCCTGAAACAAAAGTGGAGACAGACGGAAAGGGGAGTGAACAGTTCAAGTTTCCGTGCTCTTTCAATTATACCGCCAACGAGGGAAAATACCATTACTATCAGCAACAAGAG ATTGATTGTTTACCTGAGATTGAAGATGATCAGCCCAGAAACCCATTCACAGAGCTAAGGCTTCTTTCATTTCATACAGATATTGTTCATCTCTTGACTGTCATTGATGAAAGAAG GTTTGCATCTTCATCTGATGATAATCTTGCAGTCATTTGGGATGCTAAG ACTGGCAGACGTCTTAATGTTCTCAGAGGTCACACTCGTCCAATTAAATGTATGCTTCTGCTACGCCAGAGGCAGCAGTATCAAAATGAAGAGGAAGCAGCAAGTTTGCTGTTGACCGGTTCATCAGACAGAACCATTTTA GTTTGGGATGTGAATGATGGACAATGTTTGCATTCTATCTCAGACCACTGTGGTACTGTGAAG TGCTTAGTCAGCATTAAaggtgaaaacatttttttttctgggggtCAAGACCTGTGCCTGTGGAATGAGAAAGGAGAGTTGCTGGATAAAGTTAGCCGGAGCACTGAGCACT CTGACATCCATTCATTGCTAccagtaaaaaacaaaagattagtGGCAGCATCCAATAGGTCATCTCTCG ttgtgtattCCGTAGAGAGTCAAAGAACTGCACACGACCAGGAAAAGctaaaaatttcagaaattaagAAACTTTCTCCTCACAGGGAGGCTATTAGATGCCTCGTCAACGTGGCAG ATGGTATGTTTGCGTCGGCATCTCTTGACGGAGCAATTGTCCTTTGGAGTTCACTTACCTTCTCTTATACAAGACAGTTCAATTATGTTAAAAATTATGAAGGGCCTTGCCATACTTACCCTTCCAGTGCCCAACATCTGTTTATTATTGATCAG AGATACATCTTTGCTTCGATTGGCCTTGGTTTCTACCTATATGATGCAATTTCAG AGAAATGCCTCGCTAGAGTTCCTAATGCTCACCATGGAAAGATAATCAATTCTCTGTTGCTGTGTGAGGG ctATATAATGGCCACTTGTTCGGAGGATGGCTCGGTTAGACTTTGGGGATCCCCTAATCCTCGTCTAGTCT GCGATGGCTCTCAGATGAAACAATTCACTTTACAAATTGAACGATTTCTTGGTTTAAG TTCTTCAGAGATCCATAGTTTGAGCACTCCATTGATTCCAGCTCTGATTGGGGAATGCGTTGCTCACTCAGGCGCTATCAAT ATGGCTGTGAACTTGGGTAGAGAAGGTTTCGCTTCGTGCGCAAGTGATGGCCTTGTTGTTCTATGGAAG GATGGTGTTTTGGAAAAAGAGAGACGAAACGAAATGGTGCGTAATATATTGCTTTCAATGGATACCAAATCGACATAA
- the LOC136931033 gene encoding kelch-like protein diablo yields MDSTSIVIMESNLSTDIMAVLDNMRRHNELSDVTLVVDNREIVAHRAILAACSPYFRAMFLSGFSEATESKIVLKEVDGNAVQLIIDYFYTSELEVNVYNVEEILRICVLFRLNSLIDHCETFLRRNMTPANCLGLLFVADLFCLEDLSQHANRFALWHFANVYKEDEFKKMPYKQLKGLVMDDSLKVQSEEMVFEAVWQWIVHDIDARKIHVADIMQFVRFPLMNLQYLNENSSIQKLKREFRICKELIREAICYQTALESKSSTAIDNFRIRPRMASEEIFVIGGWSNGQKICSVQCFNVDTLEWTTVAGMSVAHVSREDYFRVVAVGDELYTVSRYKVGKYDPIANSWLQIATGPDVQCKWAGVCEYEGCIYVVGGHSSMCAKQFDTETLTWKSLPSMMYARYYPGVAVVRGKIYAVGGLDHLWAPLNTAERYDPQNNQWLAIPSMSTCRWSLGVAVLDDKLYAIGGSDNRECESNSVEVFDPEINAWNQSVAAMNAGRRCLGVAVVNDTIYVVGGRVTNGIEYYDQENNKWVIVGSVNTRCNFGCVALRIL; encoded by the exons ATGGACTCTACGTCGATCGTTATCATGGAGAGCAATCTTTCAACTGACATAATGGCAGTTTTAGACAACATGAGAAGGCATAACGAACTGTCAGATGTTACTCTTGTGGTCGACAACCGTGAAATCGTTGCCCATCGCGCCATTTTGGCCGCCTGCAGTCCTTACTTTAGAGCCATGTTTCTGTCTGGATTTTCCGAGGCAACTGAATCCAAGATAGTTTTGAAAGAAGTCGATGGAAACGCTGTTCAGTTAATTATTGATTACTTCTACACTTCAGAACTCGAAGTGAATGTTTACAACGTAGAAGAAATCCTTCGAATTTGTGTTTTGTTTCGACTGAATAGCCTGATCGATCACTGCGAAACTTTCCTCCGGCGAAACATGACTCCGGCGAACTGCCTTGGGCTCCTATTTGTGGCCGATCTCTTCTGTTTGGAAGACTTGAGTCAGCATGCTAATCGTTTTGCTTTGTGGCACTTTGCGAACGTTTACAAAGAGGACGAATTTAAAAAGATGCCTTACAAACAACTGAAGGGGCTAGTTATGGATGATTCACTGAAAGTTCAGTCGGAAGAGATGGTATTCGAGGCTGTTTGGCAGTGGATTGTGCATGACATAGACGCAAGAAAGATTCATGTTGCAGATATCATGCAGTTTGTTCGCTTTCCGCTCATGAATCTGCAATATTTGAATGAGAACTCTTCAATTCAGAAACTGAAACGCGAGTTTCGGATCTGTAAAGAATTAATCCGTGAAGCAATCTGTTATCAAACTGCTTTAGAGAGCAAGTCCTCCACAGCCATTGATAATTTTCGCATCAGACCTCGCATGGCCTCAGAGGAAATATTTGTGATTGGTGGATGGTCAAATGGACAGAAGATATGCAGCGTCCAATGTTTCAACGTGGACACTTTGGAATGGACAACTGTGGCTGGGATGTCTGTGGCACATGTGTCCAGGGAAGACTACTTTCGTGTTGTTGCTGTTGGTGATGAGCTGTACACTGTGAGTCGCTACAAGGTTGGCAAGTATGACCCCATTGCTAATTCTTGGCTCCAGATTGCCACAGGTCCAGATGTTCAGTGCAAGTGGGCTGGAGTGTGTGAATATGAAGGGTGCATCTATGTTGTTGGTGGTCATAGCAGCATGTGTGCAAAGCAGTTTGATACAGAAACCCTTACGTGGAAGTCTCTACCATCCATGATGTATGCTCGCTACTATCCAG GTGTTGCTGTTGTGAGAGGTAAGATATATGCAGTGGGTGGTTTGGATCACCTCTGGGCTCCACTAAACACTGCTGAAAGGTATGACCCTCAAAATAACCAGTGGTTAGCCATTCCTTCCATGAGTACTTGTCGCTGGAGTCTTGGTGTGGCTGTTCTTGATGACAAACTTTATGCCATTGGAGGATCAGACAATAGAGAATGTGAAAGCAATAGTGTTGAGGTGTTTGATCCTGAGATCAATGCCTGGAATCAGTCTGTTGCGGCAATGAATGCTGGGCGTCGCTGTCTGGGTGTTGCTGTTGTGAACGACACCATTTATGTAGTTGGTGGTCGTGTTACCAATGGCATTGAGTATTATGATCAAGAGAACAACAAATGGGTCATAGTTGGATCCGTGAATACTCGTTGTAACTTTGGATGTGTTGCTTTGCGCATTCTATAA
- the LOC136931034 gene encoding WD repeat-containing protein 41-like isoform X2, producing the protein MFRRRLTDNRGRQQIDCLPEIEDDQPRNPFTELRLLSFHTDIVHLLTVIDERRFASSSDDNLAVIWDAKTGRRLNVLRGHTRPIKCMLLLRQRQQYQNEEEAASLLLTGSSDRTILVWDVNDGQCLHSISDHCGTVKCLVSIKGENIFFSGGQDLCLWNEKGELLDKVSRSTEHSDIHSLLPVKNKRLVAASNRSSLVVYSVESQRTAHDQEKLKISEIKKLSPHREAIRCLVNVADGMFASASLDGAIVLWSSLTFSYTRQFNYVKNYEGPCHTYPSSAQHLFIIDQRYIFASIGLGFYLYDAISEKCLARVPNAHHGKIINSLLLCEGYIMATCSEDGSVRLWGSPNPRLVCDGSQMKQFTLQIERFLGLSSSEIHSLSTPLIPALIGECVAHSGAINMAVNLGREGFASCASDGLVVLWKDGVLEKERRNEMVRNILLSMDTKST; encoded by the exons ATGTTCCGCAGACGATTAACAGACAACAGAGGCAGGCAACAG ATTGATTGTTTACCTGAGATTGAAGATGATCAGCCCAGAAACCCATTCACAGAGCTAAGGCTTCTTTCATTTCATACAGATATTGTTCATCTCTTGACTGTCATTGATGAAAGAAG GTTTGCATCTTCATCTGATGATAATCTTGCAGTCATTTGGGATGCTAAG ACTGGCAGACGTCTTAATGTTCTCAGAGGTCACACTCGTCCAATTAAATGTATGCTTCTGCTACGCCAGAGGCAGCAGTATCAAAATGAAGAGGAAGCAGCAAGTTTGCTGTTGACCGGTTCATCAGACAGAACCATTTTA GTTTGGGATGTGAATGATGGACAATGTTTGCATTCTATCTCAGACCACTGTGGTACTGTGAAG TGCTTAGTCAGCATTAAaggtgaaaacatttttttttctgggggtCAAGACCTGTGCCTGTGGAATGAGAAAGGAGAGTTGCTGGATAAAGTTAGCCGGAGCACTGAGCACT CTGACATCCATTCATTGCTAccagtaaaaaacaaaagattagtGGCAGCATCCAATAGGTCATCTCTCG ttgtgtattCCGTAGAGAGTCAAAGAACTGCACACGACCAGGAAAAGctaaaaatttcagaaattaagAAACTTTCTCCTCACAGGGAGGCTATTAGATGCCTCGTCAACGTGGCAG ATGGTATGTTTGCGTCGGCATCTCTTGACGGAGCAATTGTCCTTTGGAGTTCACTTACCTTCTCTTATACAAGACAGTTCAATTATGTTAAAAATTATGAAGGGCCTTGCCATACTTACCCTTCCAGTGCCCAACATCTGTTTATTATTGATCAG AGATACATCTTTGCTTCGATTGGCCTTGGTTTCTACCTATATGATGCAATTTCAG AGAAATGCCTCGCTAGAGTTCCTAATGCTCACCATGGAAAGATAATCAATTCTCTGTTGCTGTGTGAGGG ctATATAATGGCCACTTGTTCGGAGGATGGCTCGGTTAGACTTTGGGGATCCCCTAATCCTCGTCTAGTCT GCGATGGCTCTCAGATGAAACAATTCACTTTACAAATTGAACGATTTCTTGGTTTAAG TTCTTCAGAGATCCATAGTTTGAGCACTCCATTGATTCCAGCTCTGATTGGGGAATGCGTTGCTCACTCAGGCGCTATCAAT ATGGCTGTGAACTTGGGTAGAGAAGGTTTCGCTTCGTGCGCAAGTGATGGCCTTGTTGTTCTATGGAAG GATGGTGTTTTGGAAAAAGAGAGACGAAACGAAATGGTGCGTAATATATTGCTTTCAATGGATACCAAATCGACATAA